The following nucleotide sequence is from Nesterenkonia xinjiangensis.
CTGACGCGAGACGTCCGACATCGAAGACAGCGAGCGTCGGCCCGCCTCCCCGCCTCCGCTCCGGAGTCATCGTGTAGCGTGCGGCGAAACGCCGACCCTGACGCAGGACGTCGTGGACCTCCACGGAATGACTGAGCCCCTTCTTGCGGGCCCGTCTGATCGCCGCCACCATGTCAGAGCGGTGTTTGAGGGTCCTGTTGATCCTGACGTCGGCACCGGGCGTGTGGAACGTCTCGAAGACGTCGTCGGCAGCGACCGATTCGTCCGAGACGAGCCGGTTGTACTCGTGCAGATACGTGGCGATGTCGTCCCCGGGTGTGCCCGGCAGGGCGTTCAGCGGAGCATCAGCCACCGCACCCTCCACCTCCACCATAGGATCCCGCGGCTCACCCCAGATGTAGCCGCTGCGTGAGACAGATGCCGAACCGGAGATGCGACCGTCATCTCCGAGCCGATGAAACTCGATGTGCTCGGTCTCCATGCGCAACTCCCAGAGGACCCCGGAGAGAATCGCGTATCGGACGGCCAGCCGGTCTCCTTCGACCACCGCATCACGGATCTGCAGGACGTACGGAGACTCTCGAAGTCGCCATTGACGCAGCTGCTTGACTCGCCGGGCGCGCGCGATCGGCTTCTGATTCATGACATGCACAGCATCCGGTGTGTGACAGCTGTCCCAGATATCCTCGACCGGCTCCGATCCGTCGAAGCTCCTGTCGATGAACCAACGCACGAATCCGGCGGGATCCTGCCTCAGGATCGGGGGCTTCGCGGACTGCATGCTCGTCTCCTCCATCGTCGGTCTCCTCCCTACCGGTCTCCGATGCGACCGATGCCGCGGGCTGTCACTCACTGGACGCCGCTGGCTTGCAGCTGCTGCTCTGCCAGCCGGCGATAGACCTCATCCGACTCCATCAGCTCTGCGTGAGTCCCGATCGCGCGCACAGCTCCTCGGTCGAGCACGATGATCCGATCGGCCCGGAGCACTGTGGAGATCCTGTGGGCGATGGTGACGACCGCACGTTGCTGGGCCGCATCGATGACCGCGTCACGGAGCGCCGCCTCGGTGTCACTGTCGAGGTGGGCAGTCACCTCATCGAGGAGCACCACCTCAGGCTGCTGCAGGAGGGTGCGGGCGATGGCCAGACGCTGCCGCTGCCCGCCGGAGAGGCCGAGGCCTCGTTCCCCCAGCTCCGTATCGAGCCCTTGCGGCAGAGACTCGACGAAGTCCTTGAGGCTGGACAGCCGCAGGACCTCCTCG
It contains:
- a CDS encoding nuclear transport factor 2 family protein, which gives rise to MEETSMQSAKPPILRQDPAGFVRWFIDRSFDGSEPVEDIWDSCHTPDAVHVMNQKPIARARRVKQLRQWRLRESPYVLQIRDAVVEGDRLAVRYAILSGVLWELRMETEHIEFHRLGDDGRISGSASVSRSGYIWGEPRDPMVEVEGAVADAPLNALPGTPGDDIATYLHEYNRLVSDESVAADDVFETFHTPGADVRINRTLKHRSDMVAAIRRARKKGLSHSVEVHDVLRQGRRFAARYTMTPERRRGGGPTLAVFDVGRLASDGRVCSLHTMMQSSSGAWPS